A portion of the Natronococcus sp. AD-5 genome contains these proteins:
- a CDS encoding NAD-dependent epimerase/dehydratase family protein, giving the protein MTKIAITGASGNVGRQAIEAFPDHDLALFSHSESADLDTTPIEISDRETFVDALEGQDVLIHLAANPSPRAEWDEVSGPNVEGVYNAYAAAVENDLERVVFASSNHAVNMDNTVSPIRPESTVGNPDVIRPDSPPAPDTYYGVTKVFGEAMGHYYATRHGLDVVSLRIGWLLTRDELREEVADRDGAGERYARAMWLSPGDCRRVIRAAATESLRRTPLTAHGISRNAERFLSLSETMLELGYQPRDDAAEVLADDEAGRDGLEAP; this is encoded by the coding sequence ATGACCAAGATCGCGATCACCGGCGCCTCCGGGAACGTCGGCAGGCAGGCGATCGAGGCGTTTCCGGACCACGACCTCGCGCTCTTTTCCCACAGCGAGTCGGCGGACCTCGACACCACGCCGATCGAGATCAGCGACCGCGAGACGTTCGTCGACGCCCTCGAGGGCCAGGACGTGCTGATCCACCTCGCGGCGAACCCCTCCCCGCGGGCCGAGTGGGACGAGGTCTCCGGACCGAACGTCGAGGGCGTCTACAACGCCTACGCGGCCGCCGTCGAGAACGACCTCGAGCGGGTCGTCTTCGCGAGTTCGAACCACGCGGTCAACATGGACAACACCGTCTCGCCGATCCGGCCCGAGTCGACGGTCGGCAATCCGGACGTGATCCGACCGGACAGCCCGCCGGCGCCCGACACCTACTACGGCGTCACCAAGGTGTTCGGCGAGGCGATGGGCCACTACTACGCGACGCGCCACGGACTCGACGTGGTCTCCCTCCGAATCGGCTGGCTGCTCACCCGCGACGAGCTCCGGGAGGAGGTCGCCGACCGCGACGGCGCCGGCGAGCGCTACGCCCGCGCGATGTGGCTCAGTCCCGGCGACTGCCGGCGGGTCATCCGCGCGGCCGCGACGGAGTCGCTTCGGCGAACGCCCCTGACCGCCCACGGCATCTCCCGCAACGCCGAGCGGTTCCTCTCGCTCTCGGAGACGATGCTCGAACTCGGCTACCAGCCGCGAGACGACGCCGCGGAAGTCCTCGCGGACGACGAGGCGGGTCGGGACGGACTCGAGGCGCCCTGA
- a CDS encoding DUF7405 family protein, producing the protein MPGPDPDLSRRAFVRSAVAVGGAGALAACTSREEGADVPQADLDPGELPDRQHAWNEFLDRDDHGNVRPPEHHLLLGLEYVGDGPDDAEREQLEDAFTTLERAYGRGNDGLAFTVGYGPAYFDRFDDDLPGDLELPEPEPLVPIEDPDLDAHDALLHLASDHGRVVLSAEEALAGELEEINDVSVEGTFEKVLEVTDRRTGFVGEGLPAENQAGIRGIPDTEPVPDDAPFFMGFKSGFERNQASEDRVTISAGPFEGGTTTHLSKIDLSLHQWYEQDSRDQRVAKLFCPAHADENRVEDAGHNLGDSSGVEDCIEDVEADARNGLVGHAQKAGRAREDGDPIILRRDVNSTDGDRAGVHFLSHQRSIADFVATREAMTGSDLTDGAIDSRFNNGILQYLRVRRRANYLVPPRRHRALPLPVPE; encoded by the coding sequence ATGCCCGGTCCGGACCCAGATCTCTCGCGTCGAGCGTTCGTTCGGAGCGCCGTCGCCGTCGGCGGTGCGGGCGCACTAGCCGCCTGTACCAGCCGCGAGGAAGGGGCCGACGTTCCGCAAGCGGACCTCGATCCCGGGGAGCTCCCCGACCGCCAGCACGCCTGGAACGAGTTCCTCGACCGGGATGATCACGGGAACGTCAGGCCGCCCGAACACCACCTCCTGCTCGGCCTCGAGTACGTCGGCGACGGTCCCGACGACGCCGAGCGCGAGCAGCTCGAGGACGCGTTCACGACCCTCGAGCGAGCATACGGACGCGGGAACGACGGCCTCGCGTTCACCGTCGGCTACGGGCCGGCCTACTTCGATCGGTTCGACGACGACCTCCCCGGCGACCTCGAGCTACCGGAGCCCGAACCGCTCGTCCCGATCGAGGATCCGGACCTCGACGCCCACGACGCCCTGCTCCACCTCGCCAGCGACCACGGCCGCGTCGTCCTGAGCGCCGAGGAGGCGCTGGCCGGCGAACTCGAGGAGATAAACGACGTCTCGGTCGAGGGAACCTTTGAGAAGGTGCTCGAGGTGACCGACCGCCGGACGGGATTCGTCGGCGAAGGGCTCCCGGCGGAGAACCAGGCGGGCATCCGCGGCATCCCGGACACCGAGCCGGTTCCCGACGACGCCCCGTTCTTCATGGGATTCAAGTCGGGCTTCGAGCGCAACCAGGCCAGCGAGGATCGCGTGACGATTTCTGCGGGCCCGTTCGAGGGCGGGACGACGACCCACCTCTCGAAGATCGACCTCTCCCTGCACCAGTGGTACGAGCAGGACAGCCGCGACCAGCGCGTCGCCAAACTGTTCTGTCCGGCCCACGCCGACGAGAATCGCGTCGAGGACGCCGGCCACAATCTCGGCGACTCGAGCGGCGTCGAGGACTGCATCGAGGACGTCGAAGCGGACGCGCGGAACGGGCTGGTCGGGCACGCCCAGAAAGCCGGCCGCGCTCGAGAGGACGGCGACCCGATCATCCTCCGGCGGGACGTCAACTCGACCGACGGCGACCGGGCGGGAGTCCACTTCCTCTCGCACCAGCGGTCGATCGCCGACTTCGTCGCCACTCGAGAGGCGATGACGGGGAGCGACCTCACCGACGGCGCGATCGACTCCCGGTTTAACAACGGCATTCTCCAGTATCTGCGGGTCCGCCGGCGCGCGAACTACCTCGTGCCGCCGCGTCGGCACCGAGCGCTGCCGCTACCAGTCCCCGAGTAG
- a CDS encoding glutathione S-transferase family protein, whose product MNTLVDGEWRTDAYEAAGDDGSFERQETTFRDWIRDDPDAEFQPEAGRYHLYVSYACPWAHRTLVTRALKGLEDAISVSVVDPYRDEDGWQFTPDKEGCTRDHVHDADYLRELYVRADPDVTARVTVPVLWDAETETIVNNESKEIMRMLDTEFDEVLASEASEGSSGEGSESDGVASRDVDLYPEGYREKVDRIIDEIYEPINNGVYRAGFATRQEPYDEAVDDLFAALDRWDDVLADQRYLAGDRLTEADIAMFTTLVRFDNVYHTHFMCNVQFIREYENLWPYLRDLYQTPGVAQTVNMDHIKEHYYTTHPDVNPHRIVARGPDPAFDAPHDRDELPGSPPSALEAASADD is encoded by the coding sequence ATGAACACGCTCGTCGACGGCGAGTGGCGGACCGACGCGTACGAGGCGGCCGGCGACGACGGGTCGTTCGAGCGCCAGGAGACGACGTTCCGGGACTGGATCCGCGACGATCCCGACGCCGAATTCCAGCCGGAAGCGGGACGCTACCATCTCTACGTCTCGTACGCGTGTCCGTGGGCCCACCGGACGCTCGTAACGCGCGCGTTGAAGGGCCTCGAGGACGCGATCTCAGTCTCGGTCGTCGACCCGTACCGCGACGAGGACGGCTGGCAGTTCACGCCCGACAAGGAGGGGTGTACGCGCGATCACGTTCACGACGCCGACTACTTGCGCGAGCTGTACGTCCGGGCCGACCCCGACGTCACCGCCCGCGTGACGGTGCCGGTCCTCTGGGACGCGGAGACGGAGACGATCGTCAACAACGAGTCGAAGGAGATCATGCGGATGCTCGATACCGAGTTCGACGAGGTCCTCGCGAGCGAAGCGAGTGAGGGCTCGTCAGGCGAGGGAAGCGAGTCTGACGGTGTTGCCTCGCGAGACGTCGACCTCTACCCCGAGGGGTACCGGGAGAAAGTCGACCGCATCATCGACGAGATCTACGAGCCGATCAACAACGGCGTCTACCGGGCCGGGTTCGCGACCAGACAGGAACCCTACGACGAGGCGGTCGACGACCTCTTCGCAGCGCTCGACCGCTGGGACGACGTCCTCGCGGACCAGCGCTACCTCGCCGGCGACCGGCTCACGGAAGCCGATATCGCGATGTTCACGACGCTCGTCCGGTTTGACAACGTCTACCACACCCACTTCATGTGTAACGTTCAGTTCATTCGCGAGTACGAGAACCTCTGGCCGTACCTCCGGGATCTGTACCAGACGCCGGGGGTCGCACAGACCGTGAACATGGACCACATCAAAGAACACTACTACACGACTCACCCGGACGTCAATCCCCACCGGATCGTCGCCCGCGGTCCCGACCCGGCGTTCGACGCGCCGCACGATCGGGACGAACTACCCGGATCGCCGCCGTCGGCGCTCGAGGCGGCGAGCGCGGACGACTGA
- a CDS encoding class I SAM-dependent methyltransferase, with protein sequence MAMLGGVLDGMFSRPSGVLGRIGGALMARTNDDVAAQVVDALDLNTTDSALEVGFGPGPGIERAAGVVADGRVAGVDYSETMVDRARRRNAGTIDAGRVDLRYGSVEALPFDDDDAFDDAFSINSLHVWPDRRAGLREIRRVLRPGGTVIVALTPHAGRPDDLDHLLRDAEFEDVRRLTGIDADCVAGRTPRRE encoded by the coding sequence ATGGCGATGCTCGGCGGCGTCCTGGACGGGATGTTTTCCCGTCCGTCCGGCGTGCTCGGGCGGATCGGCGGCGCGTTGATGGCCCGGACGAACGACGACGTCGCGGCGCAGGTTGTCGACGCGCTCGACCTTAATACGACGGATTCAGCGCTCGAGGTCGGGTTCGGACCCGGGCCCGGTATCGAACGCGCCGCCGGCGTCGTCGCGGACGGTCGCGTCGCCGGCGTCGACTACTCCGAGACGATGGTCGACCGGGCGAGACGGCGAAACGCGGGTACGATCGACGCGGGCCGGGTCGACCTCCGGTACGGTTCGGTCGAGGCGCTCCCGTTCGACGACGACGACGCCTTCGACGACGCGTTTTCGATCAACTCGCTACACGTCTGGCCGGACCGGCGAGCGGGGCTGCGCGAGATCCGTCGGGTCCTGCGGCCCGGGGGGACCGTTATCGTCGCGCTCACCCCTCACGCCGGTCGTCCCGACGACCTCGATCACCTCCTTCGCGACGCCGAGTTCGAGGACGTGCGACGGCTGACGGGAATCGATGCGGATTGCGTCGCCGGACGAACCCCCCGACGAGAATAA
- a CDS encoding HAD family hydrolase codes for MEYDAFVFDNDGVLTTPTARDVLVEAMHAAFADVGAQNPTSDEIETLLRPDVASLRRIAGEYDLEPSTLWQARERAAIEAQLEEIRAGRKRPYEDVSTLERLDAPTAIVSNNQHETIGNILDHCSFAPFDAWYGREPTLEGIERKKPEPYYLERAIADLDVDNPLYVGDSRVDVAAADALGIDSAFVRRDHRRGYELSTAPTYEIESLEGIASLY; via the coding sequence ATGGAGTACGACGCATTCGTGTTCGACAACGACGGCGTGCTGACGACGCCGACGGCCCGCGACGTGCTGGTCGAGGCGATGCACGCCGCCTTCGCGGACGTCGGCGCGCAGAACCCGACGAGCGACGAGATCGAGACGTTGCTCCGTCCCGACGTCGCCTCCCTTCGAAGGATCGCCGGCGAGTACGACCTCGAGCCGTCGACCTTGTGGCAGGCGCGCGAACGCGCGGCGATCGAGGCCCAGCTCGAGGAGATCCGGGCCGGACGAAAACGCCCGTACGAGGACGTGTCGACGCTCGAGCGCCTCGACGCGCCGACGGCGATCGTCAGCAACAACCAGCACGAGACGATCGGAAACATCCTCGATCACTGCTCGTTCGCCCCGTTCGACGCCTGGTACGGCCGCGAGCCGACGCTCGAGGGGATCGAACGGAAGAAGCCGGAGCCGTACTACCTCGAGCGGGCGATCGCCGATCTCGACGTCGACAATCCGCTCTACGTAGGGGATAGCCGCGTCGACGTCGCCGCGGCCGACGCGCTCGGCATCGACTCGGCGTTCGTCCGTCGCGACCACCGCCGGGGGTACGAGCTATCGACGGCGCCGACGTACGAGATCGAGTCGCTCGAGGGGATCGCGAGCCTGTACTGA
- a CDS encoding SRPBCC domain-containing protein: MNQVEVFEEIDAPPTVVWEVLLEFSNDPALNPFVRSVADVPVVGERLRSRTPSSGTRPGAIQPEMVAVEENRRLVRFGRLFLPFTFDGYHEFHLEPIDGGSRTRLLQRETVRGALVPLLFDERRFERGFREMNETIKERAEARVAA; the protein is encoded by the coding sequence ATGAACCAGGTAGAGGTGTTCGAGGAGATCGACGCGCCGCCGACGGTCGTCTGGGAGGTCCTCCTCGAATTCAGCAACGACCCCGCACTGAACCCGTTCGTCCGATCCGTGGCGGACGTTCCGGTCGTCGGCGAGCGGCTCCGCTCTCGGACCCCGTCGTCCGGGACCCGTCCCGGCGCCATCCAGCCGGAGATGGTCGCCGTCGAGGAGAACCGGCGACTCGTCCGGTTCGGACGGCTGTTTCTCCCGTTTACCTTCGACGGTTACCACGAGTTCCACCTCGAGCCGATCGACGGCGGCTCGCGCACGCGGCTCCTCCAGCGCGAGACGGTGCGCGGCGCGCTCGTCCCGCTGCTGTTCGACGAACGGCGGTTCGAGCGCGGATTCAGGGAGATGAACGAGACGATCAAGGAGCGCGCCGAAGCGCGGGTGGCGGCCTGA
- a CDS encoding MFS transporter, giving the protein MNGNDRSIVGYVMVGHAMVHTYELSIPILMTIWLLEFSTTAAVLGVAVAIGYGLFGVGALPGGLLVDRFGSRTLISGCLAGMGLSFLILSLAPGVVGVTVALALWGAAASVYHPAGLTLISNGVEERGRGFAYHGMAGNVGIAGGPLLTAVLLLAFDWRVVAAVLAVPALVAAVVGVTVEFDPTAAVELTDGGDLRGVPNSLAEFAGETRRLFTLGFLLVFIIVSFNGLYYRGVLTFLPDLLDSFLTAAVGDVRLGVFDSDGPIAEELDLAQYLYAGLLTVGIGGQYLGGRLTDAIEPDRGLVIMLTALTAIALLFVPAAHAGLWGLVAVSVALSFALFAMQPLTQATIAKYSLPESRGLSFGYTYLAIFGIGALGAAIVGAVLTYASASVMFVVLAGFSAIGCLLAVSLVTTQR; this is encoded by the coding sequence GTGAACGGCAACGACCGGTCGATCGTCGGCTACGTCATGGTCGGCCACGCGATGGTGCACACGTACGAGCTGTCGATCCCGATCCTGATGACGATCTGGCTGCTGGAGTTCTCGACCACGGCGGCCGTGCTCGGCGTCGCGGTCGCGATCGGCTACGGACTGTTCGGCGTCGGCGCACTCCCGGGTGGCCTGCTGGTCGACCGGTTCGGGTCGCGGACGCTGATCAGCGGCTGCCTCGCCGGAATGGGACTCTCGTTTCTCATCCTGAGCCTCGCGCCGGGCGTCGTCGGCGTGACGGTCGCGCTGGCGCTCTGGGGCGCCGCGGCGAGCGTCTACCACCCCGCGGGGCTCACGCTCATCAGCAACGGCGTGGAGGAGCGCGGCCGGGGATTCGCCTACCACGGGATGGCCGGGAACGTCGGTATCGCCGGCGGCCCGCTCCTGACGGCCGTCCTGCTGCTCGCATTCGACTGGCGGGTCGTCGCGGCCGTCCTCGCGGTCCCGGCGCTGGTCGCCGCCGTCGTCGGCGTGACCGTCGAGTTCGACCCCACCGCGGCGGTCGAGTTGACCGACGGCGGCGACCTGCGGGGCGTCCCGAACTCCCTCGCCGAGTTCGCCGGCGAGACGCGGCGTCTGTTCACCCTCGGCTTCCTGCTGGTGTTCATCATCGTCTCGTTCAACGGGCTGTACTACCGGGGCGTCCTGACGTTCCTGCCCGACCTGCTCGATAGCTTCCTGACGGCGGCCGTCGGCGACGTTCGCCTCGGCGTCTTCGATTCCGACGGACCGATCGCCGAGGAGCTCGACCTCGCACAGTACCTCTACGCCGGACTCCTGACGGTCGGTATCGGCGGCCAGTACCTCGGCGGTCGACTCACCGACGCGATCGAACCCGACCGCGGCCTGGTCATCATGCTGACCGCACTCACCGCTATCGCGCTCCTTTTCGTTCCCGCCGCTCACGCGGGGCTGTGGGGGCTGGTGGCCGTCAGCGTCGCGCTCAGTTTCGCCCTGTTCGCCATGCAACCGCTCACGCAGGCGACGATCGCGAAGTACTCGCTCCCGGAGTCGCGGGGCCTCTCGTTCGGCTATACCTACCTCGCCATCTTCGGGATCGGCGCCCTCGGGGCCGCGATCGTCGGCGCGGTGCTCACCTACGCGTCCGCGTCGGTCATGTTCGTCGTGCTCGCCGGCTTCTCGGCGATCGGGTGCCTGCTGGCGGTTTCGCTCGTGACGACGCAGCGGTAG
- a CDS encoding ferritin family protein: MSTDRAQSGLDHDRRSFRYYRHAVERHWDPHEIDLEPDREAIADVPEPAFDGLRETLALFGAGEEAVTEDLSPLGVVLENAADQLFVTTQLYEEAKHADFFDRYWRTVIAPEEQRRDLEPSAPTDDRWFNAPYDELFERNETAMHRLLVEDTPENRALAYCHYHMAIEGILAQTGYYGVQRNFSGDFEELPRLPALVEGFSSIRSDEGRHVGFGMWKLKTLVRDEGVAPRLVTDTVGELAMLTQRIVGGATEEGASGVGEDELIGYAAEKHAQRMEQIVDASAEMPSVEELVSLDR, encoded by the coding sequence ATGTCCACTGATCGCGCGCAGTCTGGACTCGATCACGACCGGCGTTCGTTTCGCTACTACCGACACGCGGTCGAACGACACTGGGACCCCCACGAGATCGACCTCGAGCCGGATCGCGAGGCGATCGCCGACGTTCCCGAACCCGCGTTCGACGGCCTCCGCGAGACGCTCGCGCTGTTCGGCGCCGGCGAGGAGGCGGTGACCGAGGACCTCTCGCCGCTCGGCGTCGTCCTGGAGAACGCCGCCGATCAGCTGTTCGTCACGACCCAGCTCTACGAGGAGGCCAAACACGCCGACTTCTTCGATCGCTACTGGCGGACCGTGATCGCCCCCGAGGAACAGCGCCGAGACCTGGAGCCGTCCGCTCCGACGGACGACCGGTGGTTCAACGCGCCGTACGACGAACTGTTCGAGCGCAACGAGACGGCGATGCACCGGCTGCTCGTCGAGGATACGCCCGAAAATCGCGCGCTCGCGTACTGCCACTATCACATGGCGATCGAAGGGATTCTCGCCCAGACCGGCTACTACGGCGTTCAGCGGAATTTCAGCGGCGACTTCGAGGAACTGCCGCGACTGCCGGCACTCGTCGAAGGGTTCTCGAGCATCCGAAGCGACGAAGGCCGCCACGTCGGCTTCGGAATGTGGAAACTCAAGACGCTGGTTCGGGACGAGGGCGTTGCCCCCCGACTCGTCACCGATACCGTCGGCGAACTCGCGATGCTCACCCAGCGGATCGTCGGCGGCGCCACCGAAGAAGGCGCGTCCGGCGTCGGCGAGGATGAACTGATCGGTTACGCCGCCGAGAAACACGCCCAGCGGATGGAACAGATCGTCGACGCTTCGGCCGAGATGCCCAGCGTCGAGGAACTCGTCAGTCTGGACCGATAG
- a CDS encoding DUF7535 family protein, translating into MSTRVSESTGYGPNSQMSALGYVAAALVVIVLLPLLPLFVLGWLVWRAFLAPDEEEHSFEKWRRESGRPPSES; encoded by the coding sequence ATGTCAACGAGGGTGTCCGAGTCGACGGGCTACGGACCGAACAGTCAGATGTCCGCACTCGGGTACGTCGCCGCGGCGCTCGTCGTGATCGTCCTGCTACCGTTGCTGCCGCTGTTCGTCCTCGGGTGGCTCGTCTGGCGGGCCTTCCTCGCGCCCGACGAAGAGGAGCACAGCTTCGAGAAGTGGCGCCGCGAGTCCGGCCGGCCGCCGAGCGAGTCCTGA
- the purF gene encoding amidophosphoribosyltransferase, whose translation MTEKCGVVGVSLDGRDAARPLYYALYALQHRGQESAGIVTHDGFQQHSHVDMGLVGDVFEESDLDPLNGSAGIGHVRYPTAGSVDSSCAQPFSVSFKSGSLGLSHNGNLVNADEIRDELAAVGHAFTSDGDTEVIAHDLARNLLEEDLVRAVKRTMQRIHGSYSLTISHDDTVLGVRDPEGNRPLCIGELEDGYILASESAAIDTLDGELVRDVRPGELVVLREDGQGFDSYQLIERENTAHCFFEHVYFARPDSIIDDTLVYEARRNLGRKLWEESGVETDVVMPVPDSGRAFASGYADAASETTPDGEPRNEDDDGVEFAEGLMKNRYVGRTFIMPTQDERERAVRLKLNPIKSTIEGKTVTVIDDSIVRGTTSTQLVQLLKDCGAEEVHVRIGAPPIVAPCYMGIDMATREELIASDRTTEEIRDTIDADSLAYLSTDAVADVLDEERIDLCLGCVTGEYPYDIEGEETDRDVARPELEGRTMHADD comes from the coding sequence ATGACCGAAAAGTGCGGCGTCGTCGGCGTCTCACTGGACGGTCGAGACGCGGCACGACCGTTGTACTACGCGCTCTACGCACTCCAGCACCGCGGCCAGGAGTCCGCGGGAATCGTCACCCACGACGGCTTCCAGCAGCACAGCCACGTCGACATGGGGCTCGTGGGCGACGTCTTCGAGGAGTCCGACCTCGATCCGCTCAACGGGTCGGCCGGGATCGGCCACGTCCGGTATCCGACGGCCGGCTCCGTCGATTCCTCCTGTGCACAGCCGTTCTCCGTCTCGTTTAAGAGCGGCTCGCTCGGCCTCTCGCACAACGGGAACCTCGTCAACGCCGACGAGATCCGCGACGAACTCGCCGCGGTCGGCCACGCGTTCACCAGCGACGGCGACACCGAGGTGATCGCCCACGACCTCGCGCGAAACCTGCTCGAGGAGGACCTCGTCCGGGCGGTCAAGCGCACGATGCAGCGGATCCACGGCTCCTACTCGCTGACGATCAGCCACGACGACACCGTCCTCGGCGTGCGCGACCCGGAGGGGAATCGCCCGCTATGTATCGGGGAACTCGAGGACGGCTACATCCTCGCCTCCGAGTCGGCGGCGATCGACACCCTGGACGGGGAACTCGTTCGCGACGTTCGCCCGGGAGAGCTGGTCGTCCTCCGGGAGGACGGCCAGGGGTTCGACTCCTACCAGCTGATCGAGCGCGAAAACACCGCCCACTGCTTCTTCGAGCACGTTTACTTCGCCCGCCCGGACAGCATCATCGACGACACGCTCGTCTACGAGGCGCGCCGGAACCTGGGCCGCAAACTCTGGGAGGAGAGCGGCGTCGAAACCGACGTCGTGATGCCGGTCCCCGACTCCGGGCGGGCGTTCGCCTCGGGGTACGCCGACGCCGCGAGCGAGACGACCCCCGACGGCGAGCCGCGCAACGAGGACGACGACGGCGTCGAGTTCGCCGAGGGGCTGATGAAGAACCGCTACGTCGGACGGACGTTCATCATGCCGACACAGGACGAGCGCGAGCGCGCGGTGAGACTGAAGCTCAACCCGATCAAGTCCACGATCGAGGGCAAGACCGTCACCGTCATCGACGACTCGATCGTGCGCGGGACGACCTCGACGCAGCTCGTGCAACTCCTCAAAGACTGCGGCGCCGAGGAAGTCCACGTTCGCATCGGCGCGCCGCCGATCGTCGCCCCCTGCTACATGGGGATCGACATGGCCACCCGCGAGGAGCTGATCGCCTCGGACAGGACGACCGAGGAGATCCGGGACACCATCGACGCCGACAGCCTCGCGTACCTCTCGACCGACGCCGTCGCCGACGTGCTCGACGAAGAGCGCATCGACCTCTGTCTGGGCTGCGTGACCGGCGAGTACCCCTACGACATCGAGGGAGAGGAGACCGATCGCGACGTCGCTCGGCCCGAACTCGAGGGGCGAACGATGCACGCGGACGATTAG
- a CDS encoding MutS-related protein, which produces MRLEEYWGVGPKTRETLVAELGRERAIRAIESGDVRTLSDAGLARGRATRILRRATGGDGMDTLATGDARSAYKELLELAVDHAVTERAADRIRVLTPLTGREAMEDRLDDVLAARDAWDALAAADRQAVLEAYDRYDERDGTERAAVDAALALLEAGVDSGPFAAVADLERETLAEAAEALAALDGTRVREGADEELDRLRTALGAVEDMDANALELIDDLRNDGVRDVGEFREAFEDHLLGETDVTIDRVHEAMPTDAADATDFVGGTLRTLRRDLTEAVDERERAVASELEATLEGAREAVDRAVEAVDEIAFHLSLARFALAYDCTRPSFVEREAPGASTDARGQRPRSGDDGTAAVSVVNARNLTIAAYEEESVQPVTYALGDHGVTSVPKSIEAPPGEERVAVLTGANSGGKTTLLETLCQVVLLATMGLPVPADRAEVTPVDSLVFHRRHASFNAGVLESTLKSIVPPLSADGKTLMLVDEFEAITEPGSAADLLHGLVTLTVDRDALGVFVTHLADDLEPLPPAARVDGIFAEGLDPELELLVDYQPRFGTVGRSTPEFIVSRLVANASDRGERAGFETLGEAVGNEVVQRTLADARWTE; this is translated from the coding sequence ATGCGACTCGAGGAGTACTGGGGTGTGGGGCCGAAGACGCGGGAGACGCTGGTCGCGGAACTGGGCAGGGAGCGAGCGATCCGGGCGATCGAGAGCGGCGACGTGCGCACGCTCTCGGACGCCGGCCTCGCCCGAGGCCGAGCCACGCGCATCCTGCGCCGAGCGACGGGCGGCGACGGAATGGATACGCTGGCGACGGGCGACGCTCGCTCGGCGTACAAGGAGTTGCTCGAGCTGGCGGTCGACCACGCCGTCACGGAGCGCGCGGCCGACCGGATCCGCGTGCTCACGCCGCTGACCGGACGCGAGGCGATGGAGGATCGACTCGACGACGTGCTCGCGGCGCGGGACGCCTGGGACGCGCTCGCCGCGGCCGATCGCCAGGCGGTCCTCGAGGCGTACGACCGCTACGACGAGCGCGACGGCACCGAGCGCGCGGCCGTGGACGCCGCCCTCGCGCTGCTCGAGGCCGGAGTCGACTCCGGCCCCTTCGCCGCCGTCGCGGACCTCGAGCGCGAGACGCTCGCGGAGGCCGCCGAGGCGCTCGCCGCGCTCGACGGGACTCGCGTGAGGGAGGGGGCGGACGAGGAACTCGACCGGCTCCGGACGGCCCTTGGTGCGGTCGAGGACATGGACGCGAACGCGCTCGAGTTGATCGACGACCTGCGGAACGACGGCGTTCGCGACGTCGGGGAGTTCCGCGAGGCGTTCGAGGACCACCTCCTGGGCGAGACGGACGTGACCATCGACCGGGTCCACGAGGCGATGCCGACCGACGCGGCCGACGCGACGGACTTCGTCGGGGGGACGCTCCGGACGCTCCGGCGGGACCTCACCGAAGCGGTCGACGAGCGCGAGCGAGCCGTCGCGAGCGAACTCGAGGCGACGCTCGAGGGCGCCCGCGAGGCGGTCGACCGGGCCGTCGAGGCGGTCGACGAGATCGCGTTCCACCTCTCGCTGGCCCGGTTCGCGCTGGCGTACGACTGTACCAGACCGTCGTTCGTCGAGCGCGAGGCGCCAGGCGCCTCGACGGACGCTCGCGGGCAGCGCCCGCGATCGGGCGACGACGGAACGGCGGCCGTCTCGGTCGTCAACGCGCGCAACCTCACGATCGCGGCTTACGAAGAGGAATCGGTTCAGCCCGTTACCTACGCGCTCGGTGACCACGGCGTGACGTCGGTCCCGAAGAGCATCGAGGCGCCGCCCGGCGAGGAACGCGTCGCGGTGCTGACCGGGGCCAACAGCGGCGGGAAGACGACGCTGCTCGAGACGCTGTGTCAGGTCGTCCTGCTGGCGACGATGGGACTGCCGGTCCCCGCCGATCGCGCCGAGGTGACGCCGGTCGACTCGCTGGTCTTCCACCGGCGGCACGCCAGCTTCAACGCGGGCGTCCTCGAGTCGACGCTGAAGTCGATCGTGCCGCCGCTCTCGGCGGACGGAAAGACGCTGATGCTCGTCGACGAGTTCGAGGCGATCACGGAGCCGGGTAGCGCGGCCGACCTGCTGCACGGGCTCGTGACGCTGACCGTCGACCGCGACGCGCTGGGGGTGTTCGTCACCCACCTCGCGGACGACCTCGAGCCGCTGCCGCCGGCGGCGCGGGTCGACGGCATCTTCGCGGAGGGGCTCGATCCGGAACTCGAGTTGCTCGTCGACTACCAGCCCCGCTTCGGCACGGTCGGGCGCTCGACGCCGGAGTTCATCGTCTCGCGGCTGGTCGCGAACGCGAGCGACCGGGGCGAGCGCGCCGGCTTCGAGACGCTCGGGGAGGCGGTCGGCAACGAGGTCGTCCAGCGGACGCTGGCGGACGCCCGCTGGACCGAGTGA